The following are encoded in a window of Candidatus Zixiibacteriota bacterium genomic DNA:
- the rpsC gene encoding 30S ribosomal protein S3, producing the protein MGQKSHPIGLRLGVIRSWNSKWFAQRNFPDLLEEDLKIRGYINKRLENAGLARVEILRAPKKITVDIHSSRPGIVIGRKGAEVDKLREELQLLTKKDITLNIMEVKKPELDARLVADSIARQLEGRISFRRCMKKAIIGSMKMGAEGIKVMCSGRLGGAEIARSEKYMEGRVPLHTLRADIDYSTSTANTTYGTIGVKVWICRGEILDKPSAELAEDTAQPDMQRKRQAQQSRKRRPRPKSRVRKKRNASAEAQSQKAKPEEARSSGSQSAQPRGGADSKSPGGSSGKKPDQES; encoded by the coding sequence TTGGGTCAAAAATCGCATCCGATAGGCCTCAGGCTGGGGGTCATCAGATCATGGAATTCCAAATGGTTTGCCCAGAGAAATTTTCCTGATCTGTTAGAAGAAGATCTCAAGATCAGAGGATACATCAATAAGCGTCTGGAGAATGCCGGACTGGCCCGCGTGGAGATACTGCGTGCGCCCAAGAAGATCACGGTAGATATCCATTCCTCCCGACCCGGAATCGTTATCGGCCGTAAAGGTGCCGAAGTAGATAAATTGCGCGAAGAGTTACAGCTTTTGACCAAAAAAGATATCACTTTGAATATCATGGAAGTGAAGAAGCCGGAGCTGGATGCCAGGCTGGTGGCAGATTCGATTGCCCGTCAGCTTGAGGGACGAATCTCATTCAGGCGCTGTATGAAGAAGGCCATTATCGGGTCCATGAAGATGGGCGCCGAGGGTATCAAGGTCATGTGCAGTGGACGCCTGGGAGGAGCTGAAATCGCCCGCAGTGAGAAATATATGGAGGGGCGTGTTCCGCTTCATACACTCAGGGCAGACATCGATTATTCGACTTCGACGGCAAATACAACCTACGGCACCATAGGTGTAAAGGTCTGGATCTGTCGGGGAGAGATCCTGGATAAGCCCTCGGCTGAACTGGCCGAGGATACCGCGCAACCGGATATGCAGAGGAAGCGTCAGGCCCAGCAGTCCCGGAAGCGCAGGCCTCGACCCAAATCCAGGGTGCGCAAGAAAAGAAATGCCTCTGCAGAAGCTCAATCGCAGAAAGCTAAACCTGAAGAGGCCCGGTCAAGTGGTTCACAATCAGCTCAGCCCAGGGGCGGAGCTGACAGCAAGTCTCCGGGAGGTTCCTCGGGCAAGAAGCCTGACCAGGAATCTTAA
- the rplP gene encoding 50S ribosomal protein L16: MLMPKRVKYRRQQRGRMRGKAYRGSTISFGEYALKALKPAWITNRQIEAARVALTRRIKRGGKVWIRIFPDKPFTKKPAETRMGKGKGSPEYWVAVVKPGRILFELEGVSEDLARQAMKLAADKLPIPCRFVTRGDVGGN, from the coding sequence ATGTTAATGCCCAAGCGGGTTAAGTATCGCAGACAGCAACGCGGAAGGATGAGAGGTAAAGCCTACCGCGGCTCCACTATCTCATTTGGTGAATACGCCCTGAAGGCGCTCAAGCCGGCCTGGATCACTAACCGTCAGATAGAAGCCGCTCGTGTGGCTTTGACCCGTCGCATCAAGCGTGGCGGTAAAGTTTGGATCAGGATATTTCCTGATAAGCCGTTTACCAAGAAACCGGCTGAAACCCGTATGGGTAAGGGCAAGGGCTCGCCTGAATACTGGGTGGCGGTGGTCAAGCCGGGCCGAATCCTGTTCGAGCTGGAAGGTGTCTCGGAAGATCTGGCACGTCAGGCGATGAAGCTGGCGGCCGACAAGCTGCCGATTCCGTGCCGGTTTGTAACTCGCGGCGACGTGGGAGGAAACTGA
- the rpmC gene encoding 50S ribosomal protein L29 — MKSEMLRDLAREEIEQRLLDAEEELFNLRLKKRVQKLDNPLRLRVLRRDIARMKTILHEHEEGIRKLSASTGKILESK; from the coding sequence ATGAAGTCAGAGATGTTGCGTGATCTGGCCCGGGAGGAGATCGAGCAGAGGCTTCTGGATGCCGAGGAGGAGTTGTTTAACCTGCGGCTCAAAAAGCGCGTTCAGAAACTTGATAATCCGCTTCGCCTGCGGGTGCTCAGACGGGATATAGCCCGGATGAAAACAATATTACATGAACATGAAGAAGGTATTCGCAAGCTTTCGGCCTCGACCGGGAAAATCCTCGAGTCGAAATAA
- the rpsQ gene encoding 30S ribosomal protein S17, which yields MDKTIAVELDRTMRHPLYGKIIHKRAKLYAHDEQNDANIGDRVLVMETRPLSKMKHWRLVKILERAK from the coding sequence ATGGATAAAACGATCGCTGTCGAGCTGGATCGAACCATGCGGCATCCGCTGTACGGAAAGATTATTCACAAGCGTGCCAAGCTGTACGCCCATGACGAGCAAAATGATGCCAATATCGGGGACAGGGTTCTGGTTATGGAAACTCGTCCGCTATCTAAGATGAAACACTGGAGACTGGTAAAAATCTTGGAGAGAGCCAAATAA